The following are encoded together in the Bombus affinis isolate iyBomAffi1 chromosome 6, iyBomAffi1.2, whole genome shotgun sequence genome:
- the LOC126917738 gene encoding uncharacterized protein LOC126917738 isoform X2, whose translation MCMDIQINEKKKKMNDRSVDEDVQIVETRINRAFDKVVVKQELPDEAEIRELAAKMVEANKAKMVTGVPGAAPQQRPPQCLLPQSNLPGILGYLNKRPADSSTAVSTKPPTTEGKVPPDDESQRGRFGWTSFDDCHIPYIFRSGEKYCAVRILESKLLNKYLSYLHSDIYSCTCIRSYYITEAESKLFTDINVKHCENQFGRDPFTCKDLVVRLSDAKEFYTFLDVCYTKLTAGTNPNVSNGQKADKCGFIRINKESVVPYTVKDGLQYVPLFYFEGETENLKLKAEKLEGWDLSYLKFCCKVQGIRNELFASETCSVISLNDIKSYFPPGTGFEDYWPTKVMDSQLLVNSKGSGSGGGWTKQPTPPATKPVPVQNSANKATVNARAAPMHNMLPRGSVANTSQVQQRVSQPRPVATTHPAHSSPTALPSGRSNIVTQPMLNTVQSVNGWTGLVGGQPTFQTAALVSQPSSIVRMPSSLNMHNQISTAPKNYSQQSSRSRGGGGSAAAQYPGVYPVTTMQNVVQAQPPPLVRATIHSNQPNLGYPTYGKDDWVTSTYTTPTLGVPNAVTASTYPQMLGLSEQVQALMPSPTQVSTLLHPQRHTPSVHNTSHAKYPPPLIPVNGSNNSSRDSRGRKPLIPISETHISTCQVQPYQIQKALVEDKMVPCINFKPYIYSELLMTLPDFVAQYFPICDINSCRQVLTDVLHIDLYQGNRLQMKMLMEAGKCSSLNEELPLIQVKSIMKYMPQLKYMFNRGGEMVMPAPAHSSEEHPAKKRQRTS comes from the exons CTTTTGATAAAGTCGTAGTTAAGCAAGAACTTCCCGATGAGGCGGAGATCCGAGAACTGGCTGCCAAAATGGTGGAAGCAAACAAGGCGAAAATGGTCACAGGAGTACCAGGGGCCGCACCACAACAAAGGCCCCCACAATGTCTCCTTCCACAATCAAATCTTCCTGGTATCCTGGGATACTTGAACAAACGACCAGCGGATTCGTCAACTGCCGTATCAACGAAACCTCCTACGACGGAAGGCAAAGTACCGCCTGATGATGAAAGCCAAAGAGGCCGATTCGGATGGACCAGTTTCGACGATTGTCACATACCTTATATATTTCGTTCTGGCGAAAAGTATTGTGCTGTACGAATTTTAGAATCTAAGTTGCTGAACAAGTACCTGAGTTACCTGCACTCGGATATCTACAGTTGTACGTGTATAAGGagttactatataacggaagCGGAGAGTAAATTGTTCACCGATATAAACGTGAAACACTGCGAGAATCAGTTTGGAAGAGATCCATTTACGTGTAAAGACTTAGTGGTTCGACTTTCGGACGCAAAGGAGTTTTATACGTTTTTGGACGTGTGTTACACGAAATTAACGGCCGGGACGAATCCAAACGTGTCAAATGGACAAAAGGCTGATAAATGTGGATTCATTCGGATAAATAAGGAATCCGTTGTTCCTTACACGGTGAAGGACGGCCTTCAATACGTCCCTCTCTTTTACTTCGAGGGCGAGACCGAGAATCTCAAATTGAAAGCGGAAAAACTCGAGGGTTGGGACTTATCGTATTTAAAGTTTTGTTGCAAAGTACAGGGTATTCGTAACGAACTGTTTGCCAGTGAAACATGTTCAGTGATTAGTTTGAATGACATTAAAAGTTATTTCCCGCCCGGCACGGGGTTCGAAGATTATTGGCCGACGAAAGTGATGGACTCTCAGTTGTTAGTGAATAGCAAAGGTAGTGGTAGCGGTGGCGGCTGGACCAAACAACCCACACCGCCAGCGACCAAACCAGTTCCCGTGCAAAATAGTGCGAATAAAGCGACTGTTAACGCACGTGCTGCTCCCATGCATAACATGCTACCACGTGGATCTGTCGCAAACACATCGCAAGTGCAACAACGAGTCAGCCAACCTAGACCCGTTGCGACCACCCATCCAGCACATTCTTCGCCAACAGCACTACCTTCAGGCAGGTCGAATATCGTCACACAGCCGATGTTGAACACAGTGCAAAGTGTTAATGGCTGGACAGGCCTCGTCGGTGGTCAACCCACCTTTCAAACGGCGGCGCTTGTTTCTCAACCTAGTTCTATTGTACGAATGCCTTCGTCCCTAAATATGCACAAT CAAATATCTACAGCACCAAAAAATTATTCACAACAATCTAGTAGGAGTAGAGGGGGTGGAGGTAGTGCAGCAGCTCAGTACCCTGGAGTTTATCCAGTTACAACTATGCAGAATGTTGTTCAGGCCCAACCACCCCCTCTTGTCAGAGCAACAATTCACTCCAATCAACCTAATCTTGG TTATCCAACCTATGGGAAGGATGACTG GGTTACATCAACATATACTACGCCTACTTTAGGTGTACCAAATGCTGTTACAGCAAGTACATACCCTCAAATGCTAGGTTTAAGTGAACAAGTACAAGCTCTGATGCCGTCACCTACTCAGGTATCTACGCTATTACACCCACAAAGGCATACACCATCCGTACATAACACATCTCACGCGAAATATCCACCACCATTAATACCAGTTAATGGTAGTAATAATAGTTCCAG gGATTCAAGAGGCAGAAAGCCACTGATCCCAATATCAGAAACACATATATCAACCTGTCAAGTTCAACCTTATCAAATTCAGAAAGCGCTTGTAGAAGACAAAATGGTACCTTGTATTAATTTCAAGCCATATATATATTCTGAATTACTGATGACGCTTCCTGACTTCGTGGCTCAGTATTTTCCTATATGTGACATTAATAGCTGTCGGCAAGTTCTAACAGATGTCTTGCATATAGACTTATATCAAGGAAATAG GCTACAAATGAAAATGTTAATGGAAGCAGGGAAGTGTTCATCTTTAAACGAAGAACTACCATTAATACAAGTAAAAAGTATAATGAAATACATGCCTCAATTGAAATATATGTTTAATAGAGGTGGTGAGATGGTAATGCCTGCACCTGCACATTCTTCTGAAGAACACCCTGCCAAAAAACGTCAACGCACCAGCTAG
- the LOC126917738 gene encoding uncharacterized protein LOC126917738 isoform X4 has protein sequence MCMDIQINEKKKKMNDRSVDEDVQIVETRINRAFDKVVVKQELPDEAEIRELAAKMVEANKAKMVTGVPGAAPQQRPPQCLLPQSNLPGILGYLNKRPADSSTAVSTKPPTTEGKVPPDDESQRGRFGWTSFDDCHIPYIFRSGEKYCAVRILESKLLNKYLSYLHSDIYSCTCIRSYYITEAESKLFTDINVKHCENQFGRDPFTCKDLVVRLSDAKEFYTFLDVCYTKLTAGTNPNVSNGQKADKCGFIRINKESVVPYTVKDGLQYVPLFYFEGETENLKLKAEKLEGWDLSYLKFCCKVQGIRNELFASETCSVISLNDIKSYFPPGTGFEDYWPTKVMDSQLLVNSKGSGSGGGWTKQPTPPATKPVPVQNSANKATVNARAAPMHNMLPRGSVANTSQVQQRVSQPRPVATTHPAHSSPTALPSGRSNIVTQPMLNTVQSVNGWTGLVGGQPTFQTAALVSQPSSIVRMPSSLNMHNQISTAPKNYSQQSSRSRGGGGSAAAQYPGVYPVTTMQNVVQAQPPPLVRATIHSNQPNLGVTSTYTTPTLGVPNAVTASTYPQMLGLSEQVQALMPSPTQVSTLLHPQRHTPSVHNTSHAKYPPPLIPVNGSNNSSRDSRGRKPLIPISETHISTCQVQPYQIQKALVEDKMVPCINFKPYIYSELLMTLPDFVAQYFPICDINSCRQVLTDVLHIDLYQGNRLQMKMLMEAGKCSSLNEELPLIQVKSIMKYMPQLKYMFNRGGEMVMPAPAHSSEEHPAKKRQRTS, from the exons CTTTTGATAAAGTCGTAGTTAAGCAAGAACTTCCCGATGAGGCGGAGATCCGAGAACTGGCTGCCAAAATGGTGGAAGCAAACAAGGCGAAAATGGTCACAGGAGTACCAGGGGCCGCACCACAACAAAGGCCCCCACAATGTCTCCTTCCACAATCAAATCTTCCTGGTATCCTGGGATACTTGAACAAACGACCAGCGGATTCGTCAACTGCCGTATCAACGAAACCTCCTACGACGGAAGGCAAAGTACCGCCTGATGATGAAAGCCAAAGAGGCCGATTCGGATGGACCAGTTTCGACGATTGTCACATACCTTATATATTTCGTTCTGGCGAAAAGTATTGTGCTGTACGAATTTTAGAATCTAAGTTGCTGAACAAGTACCTGAGTTACCTGCACTCGGATATCTACAGTTGTACGTGTATAAGGagttactatataacggaagCGGAGAGTAAATTGTTCACCGATATAAACGTGAAACACTGCGAGAATCAGTTTGGAAGAGATCCATTTACGTGTAAAGACTTAGTGGTTCGACTTTCGGACGCAAAGGAGTTTTATACGTTTTTGGACGTGTGTTACACGAAATTAACGGCCGGGACGAATCCAAACGTGTCAAATGGACAAAAGGCTGATAAATGTGGATTCATTCGGATAAATAAGGAATCCGTTGTTCCTTACACGGTGAAGGACGGCCTTCAATACGTCCCTCTCTTTTACTTCGAGGGCGAGACCGAGAATCTCAAATTGAAAGCGGAAAAACTCGAGGGTTGGGACTTATCGTATTTAAAGTTTTGTTGCAAAGTACAGGGTATTCGTAACGAACTGTTTGCCAGTGAAACATGTTCAGTGATTAGTTTGAATGACATTAAAAGTTATTTCCCGCCCGGCACGGGGTTCGAAGATTATTGGCCGACGAAAGTGATGGACTCTCAGTTGTTAGTGAATAGCAAAGGTAGTGGTAGCGGTGGCGGCTGGACCAAACAACCCACACCGCCAGCGACCAAACCAGTTCCCGTGCAAAATAGTGCGAATAAAGCGACTGTTAACGCACGTGCTGCTCCCATGCATAACATGCTACCACGTGGATCTGTCGCAAACACATCGCAAGTGCAACAACGAGTCAGCCAACCTAGACCCGTTGCGACCACCCATCCAGCACATTCTTCGCCAACAGCACTACCTTCAGGCAGGTCGAATATCGTCACACAGCCGATGTTGAACACAGTGCAAAGTGTTAATGGCTGGACAGGCCTCGTCGGTGGTCAACCCACCTTTCAAACGGCGGCGCTTGTTTCTCAACCTAGTTCTATTGTACGAATGCCTTCGTCCCTAAATATGCACAAT CAAATATCTACAGCACCAAAAAATTATTCACAACAATCTAGTAGGAGTAGAGGGGGTGGAGGTAGTGCAGCAGCTCAGTACCCTGGAGTTTATCCAGTTACAACTATGCAGAATGTTGTTCAGGCCCAACCACCCCCTCTTGTCAGAGCAACAATTCACTCCAATCAACCTAATCTTGG GGTTACATCAACATATACTACGCCTACTTTAGGTGTACCAAATGCTGTTACAGCAAGTACATACCCTCAAATGCTAGGTTTAAGTGAACAAGTACAAGCTCTGATGCCGTCACCTACTCAGGTATCTACGCTATTACACCCACAAAGGCATACACCATCCGTACATAACACATCTCACGCGAAATATCCACCACCATTAATACCAGTTAATGGTAGTAATAATAGTTCCAG gGATTCAAGAGGCAGAAAGCCACTGATCCCAATATCAGAAACACATATATCAACCTGTCAAGTTCAACCTTATCAAATTCAGAAAGCGCTTGTAGAAGACAAAATGGTACCTTGTATTAATTTCAAGCCATATATATATTCTGAATTACTGATGACGCTTCCTGACTTCGTGGCTCAGTATTTTCCTATATGTGACATTAATAGCTGTCGGCAAGTTCTAACAGATGTCTTGCATATAGACTTATATCAAGGAAATAG GCTACAAATGAAAATGTTAATGGAAGCAGGGAAGTGTTCATCTTTAAACGAAGAACTACCATTAATACAAGTAAAAAGTATAATGAAATACATGCCTCAATTGAAATATATGTTTAATAGAGGTGGTGAGATGGTAATGCCTGCACCTGCACATTCTTCTGAAGAACACCCTGCCAAAAAACGTCAACGCACCAGCTAG